The Sulfurimonas sp. genome includes the window GTACTTTGTTTTTGAGTCCTGATAAGAAATGATTTGAACCACTAAAATAATGTACTTTTACATCTTTTTTTATTTTTCCGCCATCAGTTGAACGACCAACCAACGGTGAATATTTACCATCACTCATATTAGTCATATGACAATCTATACAAGTTCTATGTAAAGTTGGATCATCTGGATTGTTAAATGGTGAGTTTTGCCACTCTTTATAGGTTGATACTATCTTACTACCTTTACCAGGAGAAAATTCATCATGACAACTAGCGCAATAAACAGGATCTTTATATATCGGTTTCATATAACTCTCTAAATGTTCTTTTGGTTTAGAATTTATAAATTTCTCACTTAGCCACTGTCCTATGTCTGAATCACTATCTTCTAAAGCGTACTTCCGTCGCTCGGTTAGGTTTAATGTATATGCAGCATTCCCACCAGCATCTTCAATTTTTGTAATTCTGTGACAAGCTACACAGCTAACACCTTCTTCAAGTTTTGTATTTCCGTATTTTTTTAGTTCATCTATTAATGTAGTCGCACCACTTTGAAAAAGATTTTCCATTGTGTCGGTAGTATGAGAGAGCCCTGTGGTTACACCAGATGGATTATGACAACTCATGCACCATTTTCTAAAGCCCTCTCCTTCAACTTGTGCAGCTACATTTTCAAGTACCATGTAGTATGGGTTTGTTCCTACTAAATTTTTATGATTTGAATCTGCCCATTGATTGAAAATTTCATTATGGCAAGACTTACATTTTGCAGAATTTGTCCAATCCTCTACATGGTATTCTTCTACATCATCTTCAAGTTTTATCCAAGAAGACAAGTATCGTAGGTTCTCTTTACTTGTTACATATTTATGTAAATTTTTCATCTTTTTTTCTAGTTCTTTACCCATGTTTTTAGGGTCAACTAAAGGTAGTTTTGCTTTTTTGTCAAACCCCATTCCACCTTGTGCATCTGTTGCAAATCTTATATAGTCAGCTAATGGTGCTTTTGATACAAACCCATCTAGTCTGTCATGTCCAACATTTGCTTTTTTACTTTTGTCTTTTAATTTTGTAGCTTCAAAAAGATATCCATTTGTAAAATTAAATCCTTCAAAATGACAAGAGTTACAGCTCATCCAAAAATCTCCAGTCATAGGTGTAGATTTATGAGTGTTTGTATTTGCATTGTTAAATAACATCTTTCCTTGTCGTAAATCTTTTTCCAATGGATCATTCATAACAAGCTGTGCAAATTTGTCTTTTTTCAAAGTTACTCTTGCAAAAGGATGTTCGCCACCACTATCTAATAGTGTCATGTCAAGTCTTGAAGCATTTTGAATATATAGATTGTCGTTTATTGGGTTAGATAGTATATATTTTGGGTTTGTATTGTTAGGGTATGCTCTATATATTTGTGTAACTTTTGCCCCATTGCCTTTTCTTTTACCTCTTTTTCTATGAAGTTTTTTATTTTTTCTACCGCTACTTCTTCCTATATTAAAAACCATTACATCTTCACTGCCGCTTAGTGTAACAAAAGCTTTAGTTCCATCTTTATTAAAGGCTATATCAAAAGGGTTTGACACAATCATTGTTTTATTATCATTAGTAAGTATATTTATCTCTTTAAAGAGATTTTTTCGTTTTTTATCTAACTCTTTTTCATCGCCTTTTTTTAATGAGATAATAGAAATTGTTGGGAAAACTGTTGACTGAAATTGAAATGGATGGTCAAAATTCCATAAAATGTGTGGAATCCAAGCTTCACTTCCATCCGGTTTTATCTTTATGTTATCTAGATATTTTGGCAGTCCTTGTGATATAAACTCATCATCATTTTTTGTGGATTGTAAGGAAATACTTTTTAGTTTTATAAATGTTCTACTATCATAGATACTCACTTCACCTATCATCGCATGAGTTACTAAAAGCCTACCATCATCAGTCAGAGCCATTCCTCTTGGTGTTTTTGCAGTTTTTAATGTTTTAATAATTTTAAAATTTTTATCATCTATAATTAAAAGCTCATTATCCTCAAAAATAGTTACAAAAAAGTATCTATTTTTTTTATCATAAATTATGGCGTAAGGTCTATTTTTTGTTTTAATAGTTTTAATAATTTTATTTTTTTTGTTTAAAAATATTATTTTATTTTGCTTGTAATTTGTAATGCCATATACAGATTCATCATCATTAAAGGCAATAGTTCTTACATCTTCTCCGAGAATTTTTTCGAATATTCTTTTTCCTGTTTGAGCGTCTATTTTAGTTACGCTTCCTCCATCACCGTTTGCACTATAAATATACTTGTTATCATTTGTTAAATATAAAGCTGAACTACTAACTGATGAATATAGATAAGCTGGAAAAAGTAGTCCTAAAATAAACAGACTAACAGCAATAGATTGTAGCTTAGCTCTGTTTTGGGCTGATTTCTTTTTTCTTCGTTTATTTGCTCTTGAAAAAGCAGTGTGATACCATAGAAAAAATAGTAAAACAAATGAACCGTAAAGATGGACTAAAAACGCGTAGTTACCAATAGTGTCACCACCACGATTTCCAATAAAAAATAGATACCCACCACTTAAAATTATGAGAAAAAGTGTCAGACCAAGTATCATACCATTCGTAGCATTTCTTCTATTAGCCAATATATTGTTTCTATACTTATATAGATGCATATTTACAAACGGAATAATAAGAAGAACAGATACAAAAACAGAACTTATAATATGGATAACTTGTAGCGTTGTAAAATATTCCCATTGTAAATTTATGATATCCCATTGGAGAATACCTGTAAAAAACATAACTATGACTGATATCTCTATATAGATACTCTTCAAACACAATCCTTTTATAAATAAT containing:
- a CDS encoding multiheme c-type cytochrome; this translates as MKSIYIEISVIVMFFTGILQWDIINLQWEYFTTLQVIHIISSVFVSVLLIIPFVNMHLYKYRNNILANRRNATNGMILGLTLFLIILSGGYLFFIGNRGGDTIGNYAFLVHLYGSFVLLFFLWYHTAFSRANKRRKKKSAQNRAKLQSIAVSLFILGLLFPAYLYSSVSSSALYLTNDNKYIYSANGDGGSVTKIDAQTGKRIFEKILGEDVRTIAFNDDESVYGITNYKQNKIIFLNKKNKIIKTIKTKNRPYAIIYDKKNRYFFVTIFEDNELLIIDDKNFKIIKTLKTAKTPRGMALTDDGRLLVTHAMIGEVSIYDSRTFIKLKSISLQSTKNDDEFISQGLPKYLDNIKIKPDGSEAWIPHILWNFDHPFQFQSTVFPTISIISLKKGDEKELDKKRKNLFKEINILTNDNKTMIVSNPFDIAFNKDGTKAFVTLSGSEDVMVFNIGRSSGRKNKKLHRKRGKRKGNGAKVTQIYRAYPNNTNPKYILSNPINDNLYIQNASRLDMTLLDSGGEHPFARVTLKKDKFAQLVMNDPLEKDLRQGKMLFNNANTNTHKSTPMTGDFWMSCNSCHFEGFNFTNGYLFEATKLKDKSKKANVGHDRLDGFVSKAPLADYIRFATDAQGGMGFDKKAKLPLVDPKNMGKELEKKMKNLHKYVTSKENLRYLSSWIKLEDDVEEYHVEDWTNSAKCKSCHNEIFNQWADSNHKNLVGTNPYYMVLENVAAQVEGEGFRKWCMSCHNPSGVTTGLSHTTDTMENLFQSGATTLIDELKKYGNTKLEEGVSCVACHRITKIEDAGGNAAYTLNLTERRKYALEDSDSDIGQWLSEKFINSKPKEHLESYMKPIYKDPVYCASCHDEFSPGKGSKIVSTYKEWQNSPFNNPDDPTLHRTCIDCHMTNMSDGKYSPLVGRSTDGGKIKKDVKVHYFSGSNHFLSGLKNKVHEDQTIQLLRTSAKLGVDIKDNQVKVFVTNVGAGHHLPTGVADFRELWLDITLKDRNSNIIFESGKLKEDGNLGSDARPFMKVFGDEDGKPVGLLFWKYKKLLSDSRIPAGETRVESYDIPNIKSLKYPLTVEVKLNFRVYPQWVTDAVRKAYPKLPNPPVIELEKIIKEFN